The window TTCCTCTGATGGTAACCACCAAGTTTGATTTGCTAATTTCGTTCAGATCGAAAAGTCTTCACTCAGAATATTCTGGAAATTTTTTGAAGCTTTGTCTGTTCCTAATATTAGAAGATCTTAGCTTCTTCAGGTATGCGAAGAAGGAGGGTAAAACTCTATTCTCTCACTTGTATGTGAAAACCTAGGTAAAATTAGGGTTTTGTTCTAGTTGTGAAATTTTGGCTTCTACTGTAATTTTCCTACAACTTGTTAGTCTAGAAGTTTGTCATTGTGTATGAATATGGGGAGTCCTTCATCTACTGCTGATGGTTTTGTCGAGTTCACTTTGGACTCGTCTCACCCGTTCTATGTTCATCCCTCCGATAGTCCTAGAAGTCAATTAGTTACTATACCGTTCAATGGAACTGGTTTTGTTCAATGGCGTAGTAGTATGCTTACTTCCTTGTCTGCCAAGAGCAAATTAGGAATAGTGACTGGTAAAGTAGCTCAACCTCCACCTAATTCTCCCTATTATCCCTTTTGGGAACGATGTAATGATATGGTGAACGCTTGGATCACCAATTCATTGGCTAGGAGATTGCAGTGAGTGTCATGTGTCTCAACACTGCTAGAGAAGTGTGGAGTGACATAAATGAGAGGTTTGGACAATCCAATGGATCCAAATACATTCAAATCCAGAGGGAAATCAGTTCTGCCTCTCAAGGGTCTTTTGATATTGCTACTTATTTTACCAGAATGAGGGCTTTATGGGATGAATTGAACTCTGCTTATGTTGGTCCTACATGCTCTTATGGAATATTACCCAAATTCATTGAAGACCAATACCTTTTTCAATTCCTAAGTGGACTGAATGAGTCCTATTCCACAGCTAAGAGTAGCATCATGCTTATGTGTCCACTTCCTTCAATTAGCAAAGCATATTCTTTGCTTCAACATGATGAAAGCCAAAAAGAAAATAAGCCTTCAAATTTGGGTTTCTCTGGTGATTCAGTTTCCTTTTCTGCTACTTCATCGAACTCCAATCTTCTTGGAAACCACCAACATAATGCAAAATCTTTCAATCAAAGAATCAATTTTGATCAAACAAGGAAATCTTCTTCTGTGTCTTGCAAATACTGCAAGAAACTTAGGCACACAATAGACAAATACTATAGGATTCATGATTTTCCCAATGACTTCAAGTTCACCTAGAACAAAAAGTCTGCTTCCTGCGCACAAGTAGAAGATAATACTACTCAAGTGGTTCCTCCAAATGAAACCACAGCTTATGGTTTCAAGAAAGAGTAGTATCAACACTCATGTCCCTGTTTCAGCAGGCTCAAATATCTACTGGCAATCATTCTTTCACTTCTGGTGACAACATTGCCTATGCCAACTTTGCAGGTGTGTGTCACCTACCTGTAGATCAGTTGCATGTAGTTAATTCTGATGTTCAATGTTTGTCTGCTTAGTTAGGAAAGATACCTTGGATATTGGATTCAAGTGCAACTAATCATATGACCTCTAATAAATAATTCCTACACAACTTATAACCTTTACCTAAACCTTACTTAATAACTCTATCAAATGATATAAAGTTAAAGTAATTTCTACCGGGTCATTACAACTTAGAACATACATTATCCTGCACAATGTACTGTTGGTTCCTTCtttccaattcaaacttatttCTGTATATCAACTTCTTTCTCAATTACAATGCTTAGTATTATTCAGCAGTTATTCTTGTTTTCTATGGGGCCCTTCTCTGAAGAGGCCACTGGAAATTGGTAGAGCTTCTCATGGGTTGTACTTTCTGCTCCCTGACATACCTGAATGTTCATCTTATGTTTCTATTAATTCATATGGTAATGCATGTAATGTTTCCAATTCTGTTATCCCTTTCCTCAGCCCCTCTTGTACTTCTCCTACCAATGTCAATAAAATGGAATTGTTTTGGAATCAAATATTAGGTCACATGCCTTTTCATAAGATGAAATCAATTTTAGTTTTATCTGACATTATTCCCTCTAAACAGTCTTTCTCATGTTTTATTTGTTTTATGGCCAGACAACAAAGACTTCCTTTTCCTAAAAGTCATATCAAGTCTACTACTCCTTTCCAACTGGTTCACCTAGACCTCTGGGGTCCTTATCATACCAAAACATACaatggttttagatattttcttacCATTGTTGATAATTTCTCCAGAATAACATAGACCCATTTATTATCATATAAAAGCAATGCCTTTACAATCATTAAATCCTTCATAAAAATGATTCAAGCTCATTTCCACTCATCTGTTCAAACATTCAGAGTAGATAACTTTTGAATTGGGTGGGAGTTCTGAagcaaaatccttcttctctGAAAACGGGATCCTTCACCAAACTACCATTCCTCACAccccacaacagaatggagtggttgAAAGAAAACATAAACATCTTTTGGAAACCTCTAGAACCCTGCTCTTTCAATCTCATCTTCCTGTTAAATACTGGGGTGAATGTGTGTTGACTGCAACTTATCTAATAAATAGGATGCCTTCCTCTATCATAGACAACATCTCTCCCTTCCAAAGACTTCATGGTATTCCTTCTTCTTATGATCACCTCAAATCATTTGGATGTTTATGTTTTGCCACTACCCCCAAGCCTGGCAGGGATAAATTTCTGTCTAGAgctatcaaatatgtatttttagtATATCCTTGTGGTAAAAAAGGATATAAACTACTTAATCTCACCAACCATTCCATCTTCTTTTCTAGATATGTTGTGTTTAATGAACACATCTTCCCTTATTCTTCTCTATCTCCTCTTGTCCAGCCCTTTCCTTCTGTTTCTTTTAGGGACATTATAACTTCTTCATCCTCACTTCCTTCTCCTCCTCTAATCTTTCCTTCAGCACCTTCTTCTCCTCCTTCCTCTGTGTCTAATTCTCTTCACTCCAATTCTTCTACACCACTTCCTTTTCCACCTTCTCCTCCTCTTAGAAAGTCCACTAGGGTATGTCACACTCCTCCTTACCTCAAGGATTATGTTTATTCTTCAGCTATTACCAAACCTGATTCTGACATCCCCAAGGTCTCTCCTACTGAGCTGCATATGTAAAACTTCTTTCTTACCAACAAGCTGTATCTCATCCTGCTTGGCAAGAGGTTATGCTACAGGAATTTAAGGCTCTAGATGCAAAGCATACCTGAGAAATTATTCCTCTTCCTCCTAACAAGAAGCCTATCCCATGTAAGTGGGTTTATAAAATCAAACAAAAGTCTGATGGTTCTATTGAAAGATATAAAGCCAGGTTGGTCATTAGAGGTGAcactcaaaaggagggaattgacTACAATGAGACCTTTTCTCCTGTTGTCAAATTCACCACCATCAAGTGCCTTCCTTCTCTTGCAGCTAAGAGGCACTAGACTGTGTACCAACTTGATGTGAATAATGCCTTTCTTCATGGTGATCTCCATGAAGAAGTTTACATGAAACCTCCACCTGGTCTTCAGATTTCTGCCCCAATGACTTCTGGTTCTTCTCCTTTGATTTGCAAGCTCCTCAAGTCTCTCTATGGCCTCAAACAGGCTTCAAGACAGTAGTTTTCTAAACTGTCTGAAGCCCTGTTCTCAAGGGGCTACATTTCTAGCAAGAATGATTACTCACTCTTCACCAagtcctcttcttcttctattacTGTcattgctgtttatgttgatgatatattacTTGCTGGGGATGATGTGACTGAGCTTGACAGTTTGAAATCTTTCCTGGACTTCCAGTTCAAGATTAAGGACCTAGGGTATGTCCATAATATTTTGGGTCTTGAAGTTCTCAAGACTCATCAAGGGCATTTGGTTAGTCAGCACAAGTTTGCCTCTGATCTATTGAATGAATTCAACTGTTATCACTTCACTCTAGTAGTCACACCTCTTGAGTCTTCTGTCAAGCTCACTCCTGATATGGGACAACCCCTTACTGATCCCATCCTCTATAGACGACTGGTGGGGAAATTAATTTTTTTGCAACACACTCGCCCTGATATTGCTTTTTCTGTCCAACATTTAAGCCAATTTCTTCAGGCTCCTCAGGTTCCCCATATGTTAGCTGCCCTCCATGTTCTTAGGTACTTGTTAAATAATCTCGGACAGGGTATTCTTCTATCCATCACTTCTGATACTTCTCTTGTGGCTTATGCTGACTCTGATTGGGCTGCTTATACCCAGTCTCGCAAGTATATCACTGGTGTTTTCATTAACTTTGGTGGATGCCCTATTTCTTGGAAATGCAAGAAACAGCCTACTATTTCTCTTTCCTCTATTGAAGCTGAGTACATAGCTTTGAGGAAAGTTGTAGCTGAGGTCTCTTGGTTGGTTCGTTTATATGGTGACCTGGGCTTGGTTTTCTCCTCCCCTATTCAGGTCTTTTGTGACAACCAGGCTGCTTTACATATCGCTAAGAACCCCGTTTTCCATGAAAGGACCAAACACATTGATATTGACTGCCACTTTGTTCGTGATTGTTTATAGTCTGGTTTGATCTCTCTCCATCATATTTCTACTGCTGATCAACCTGCTGACATTTTAACCAAGTCTATTGTAGGCCCTCTTCATTGTCATTTGCTTGGCAAGCTTGGAGTGGCTTCCCCCTCCAGCTTGAGAGGGAGTGTTGGGCTGAATAATTCTTCCACTACAAGGCCCATTAGTGAGATTAATCAGTAACTTTGATTCTTTATTATGTGGGCTCATTTTTGTATAGGACCCGATCCGGTCCAATTTGTAACTAAGTTATTTTTGACAATATATACTTTCGGACGCTTCTAGAATAGGACACAGAACAATAATAAGAAAAGATCTCTTTTCTCTCTTCTCTCGTTTTTCTTCATATTTAAGGTTTTCCTTTATTTTAATTGCTTCGATTAACTCTAATAATGGAGTCTTAACAACAATATAGATCTATGGTAAGCCAAGAAGAACTCTAAATGTACTAAAACTCCTACTGTACAACCTGGTTAGAATATATTACATAGGAAATAGAGTTACAATATAACTCTACTAATATTTTCAATGAAAAGGGAATTCGTTTTCTGAGCATTTGATGTCGGCATCACTTCATG is drawn from Nicotiana tomentosiformis chromosome 12, ASM39032v3, whole genome shotgun sequence and contains these coding sequences:
- the LOC104117391 gene encoding uncharacterized protein, with amino-acid sequence MCLNTAREVWSDINERFGQSNGSKYIQIQREISSASQGSFDIATYFTRMRALWDELNSAYVGPTCSYGILPKFIEDQYLFQFLSGLNESYSTAKSSIMLMCPLPSISKAYSLLQHDESQKENKPSNLGFSGDSVSFSATSSNSNLLGNHQHNAKSFNQRINFDQTRKSSSVSCKYCKKLRHTIDKYYRIHDFPNDFKFT